The following proteins are encoded in a genomic region of Sneathiella marina:
- a CDS encoding AMP-binding protein: MSSSVPFRELNRPSPDISVAENKDGSFLLTSNVEIGKVEENVAFYWRRSAEEFPEKAFLIKCGPQDDWPKLSYAQAKRQADEVSTWLLQRGFGPEKSVMILSGNSFAHAILTMGAIQVGVPVTPVSPSYSLLGGDFEKLSYAVELTEPGLIFAEDGDVFGKAIAAVNTENVEILTVQGAEHGGLRFTDLLGEVDETAVDAAYASVNANTLAKILFTSGSTGMPKAVPNTQGMLCAAQKTLELVSEPRDPVNTPIFILDWLPWHHTYGGNVNFFAIARVSGTIYMDDGKPAPGFFQRTLENIKRVSPTRFSSVPAAYGFLADQLEKDEELATAFFKNVTICQYGGAALSQEMFERMQVLAIKYTGMRMPFGTGWGATETTGTGTAVYWETEKVGLIGVPTPGVDLKVVPVGDKLEIRIKGANVHTGYYKRPDLTAKYFDEDGFYCIGDAVKWEDSSKKEIGLVFNGRVAEDFKLANGTWVSTGSLRLSLIDALDPIVRDIVITGHDKDDVGLLILPTEAVLRQLGESDEAISADGEAIVDGDFLAQIGQKLEKYNLDNKAPSRRAGRALVMAKPLSIDKNEITDKQYINQSAVLSNRSDLVQRLYARSLDKSVMKFN; this comes from the coding sequence ATGTCGTCTAGCGTACCATTCAGGGAACTCAATCGTCCTTCACCTGATATTTCAGTGGCAGAAAACAAGGATGGTTCATTTCTTCTTACGAGCAATGTCGAGATCGGGAAAGTTGAAGAAAACGTAGCGTTTTATTGGCGTCGTTCGGCGGAGGAATTTCCTGAAAAAGCCTTCCTGATCAAATGCGGCCCGCAAGATGACTGGCCGAAACTGTCTTATGCGCAAGCTAAAAGGCAAGCCGACGAAGTCAGCACCTGGTTGTTGCAACGCGGATTTGGTCCGGAAAAATCCGTGATGATTCTGTCGGGCAATAGTTTTGCGCATGCGATTCTTACCATGGGAGCCATTCAGGTAGGCGTGCCCGTCACGCCGGTCTCTCCTTCTTATTCGTTGTTGGGAGGAGATTTTGAAAAACTGAGTTATGCAGTTGAGTTGACTGAGCCGGGTCTCATTTTTGCTGAAGATGGTGATGTTTTTGGCAAGGCAATCGCAGCTGTTAATACCGAAAATGTGGAAATTCTGACGGTCCAGGGAGCGGAGCATGGAGGTCTTCGGTTTACCGATTTGTTGGGCGAAGTAGACGAGACCGCGGTGGATGCTGCATATGCATCTGTGAACGCCAATACGCTCGCCAAAATTCTTTTTACTTCTGGCTCAACCGGGATGCCCAAAGCCGTCCCAAATACACAAGGAATGTTATGCGCGGCGCAAAAAACGCTGGAACTGGTTTCCGAACCCAGAGATCCGGTAAACACGCCGATATTTATTTTGGATTGGCTTCCGTGGCATCATACTTATGGTGGGAACGTAAATTTCTTTGCCATTGCCCGCGTATCCGGAACCATTTACATGGATGATGGAAAGCCAGCTCCCGGCTTTTTTCAGCGGACATTGGAGAATATAAAACGTGTATCGCCGACACGCTTCAGCAGCGTTCCGGCGGCCTATGGGTTTTTGGCAGACCAGCTCGAAAAAGATGAAGAACTCGCAACGGCCTTTTTCAAAAATGTAACGATTTGCCAATATGGCGGTGCAGCACTTTCACAGGAAATGTTCGAGCGAATGCAGGTACTGGCCATAAAATATACGGGCATGAGAATGCCGTTTGGCACGGGATGGGGGGCAACGGAGACCACGGGAACCGGCACTGCTGTTTATTGGGAAACCGAGAAAGTGGGCCTCATCGGCGTGCCGACGCCCGGTGTGGATTTAAAGGTCGTTCCGGTAGGAGATAAGCTTGAAATTCGTATTAAAGGTGCCAATGTGCATACTGGTTACTACAAGCGACCGGATCTAACAGCTAAATATTTCGATGAAGATGGGTTCTATTGCATCGGCGATGCGGTGAAATGGGAAGATTCTTCTAAAAAAGAAATAGGGTTGGTTTTTAACGGTCGTGTCGCGGAGGATTTTAAACTGGCAAATGGCACTTGGGTGAGCACGGGATCGCTCCGTCTATCCCTAATTGATGCCTTGGACCCAATTGTAAGGGATATTGTTATCACAGGGCATGACAAGGATGACGTGGGTTTGCTGATACTCCCAACTGAAGCCGTGTTGCGGCAACTCGGGGAAAGCGATGAAGCTATATCCGCGGACGGTGAAGCTATCGTCGATGGAGATTTTCTTGCTCAAATAGGCCAGAAACTTGAGAAATATAATTTGGACAACAAAGCACCAAGCCGACGTGCAGGGCGTGCGCTGGTGATGGCGAAGCCCTTGTCGATTGATAAAAATGAAATCACTGATAAGCAATATATCAATCAATCAGCCGTGTTATCGAACCGATCAGATCTGGTTCAAAGACTCTATGCCAGATCCCTTGACAAATCAGTAATGAAATTTAATTAA
- a CDS encoding NADP-dependent oxidoreductase, which yields MSNMNKQILLKSYPEGEPTAADFEIVETAVPTPGDGEILVKTIYMSLDPYMRGRMSQAKSYSASAQIGDPMMGGGVGVVEQSNNPKFGVGNYVMSYPGWQQYSLTDGTGVMKLDPGLAPISTAVGVLGMPGLTAYFGLLKIGQPKEGETVVVAAASGAVGSVVGQVARIKGARAVGIAGSADKCAFVVEELGFDACINYKDADFAEQLAAACPDGIDVYFENVGGKVFDTVMPLLNDFARIPLCGLISQYNATSLPTGTNFLPALMRDMLTKRMTLRGFIISDHYEHLADFLRDMGGWIASGQLKYREDIVEGIENAPEAFIGLLKGANFGKLLVRVSDDPTRN from the coding sequence ATGTCAAATATGAATAAGCAGATACTGCTTAAATCTTATCCTGAAGGCGAACCGACGGCGGCGGATTTTGAAATAGTCGAAACGGCGGTCCCAACTCCGGGTGACGGAGAAATCCTGGTAAAAACCATTTATATGTCCCTGGACCCCTATATGCGTGGCCGTATGAGCCAGGCGAAGAGCTATTCTGCAAGCGCCCAAATTGGCGACCCTATGATGGGTGGCGGTGTTGGTGTCGTCGAGCAGTCGAATAACCCGAAATTTGGTGTCGGTAATTATGTCATGAGCTATCCGGGCTGGCAGCAATACAGCCTCACGGACGGGACGGGTGTGATGAAGCTGGACCCAGGGTTGGCACCAATTTCCACAGCTGTTGGTGTTCTGGGTATGCCGGGTTTGACCGCCTATTTTGGTCTGTTGAAAATTGGTCAGCCAAAAGAAGGCGAAACGGTTGTTGTTGCCGCTGCCTCTGGTGCGGTAGGAAGTGTTGTCGGCCAGGTTGCACGGATTAAGGGCGCCCGGGCTGTGGGTATCGCGGGCTCCGCTGATAAATGCGCCTTTGTGGTTGAAGAACTCGGGTTTGATGCCTGTATCAACTATAAAGATGCTGACTTTGCCGAACAACTGGCTGCGGCTTGTCCTGATGGAATTGATGTTTATTTCGAAAATGTCGGGGGCAAGGTGTTTGATACAGTCATGCCGCTGCTAAATGATTTCGCGCGTATCCCACTTTGCGGATTAATCTCCCAGTATAATGCGACATCTTTGCCAACCGGGACGAACTTTTTACCAGCTCTAATGCGAGATATGCTGACTAAACGTATGACATTGAGAGGATTTATCATCTCCGATCATTATGAGCATCTGGCGGATTTCCTTCGGGATATGGGAGGCTGGATTGCCAGTGGGCAGTTGAAATATCGTGAAGATATTGTTGAGGGAATTGAAAATGCGCCTGAAGCATTCATTGGTCTGCTTAAGGGTGCGAATTTTGGAAAATTGCTGGTCCGCGTTTCCGATGATCCAACTAGAAACTAA
- a CDS encoding 3-hydroxyacyl-CoA dehydrogenase NAD-binding domain-containing protein, translated as MTAITEFVRYEAQGTVGVVTVNNPPVNALSQGVREGIKGGIEAGMADASVTSIVLACDGRTFIAGADITEFGKPPTEPGLHEVIGTIESSNKPVVAAIHGTALGGGLETALGCHYRVAVASAKVGLPEVKLGLLPGAGGTQRLPRVVGVPMALTMIAGGAPIGAKKALEVGLVDEIVDGDLTEGAIEFAKKVVAEGRPLVKISDQNEKLEDARKNPSLFADFRKSIARKSRNFEAPENCIKAVEGAVNLPFDEGLKRERELFMELMQGEQSGAQQYFFFAERLANKIPDVPKDTPLLDINTAGIIGAGTMGGGIAMNFLQAGIPVTIVETKQEFLDKGMDIIKSNYAATVSKGRMSQDAMDKCMSLLTGSINLEDLSDVDIVIEAIFENMDVKKDIFGKLDKICKQGAILATNTSTLDIDEIGEATTRPEYVIGLHFFSPANVMKLLEEVRTKKTSATVMATCMALAKRIGKIPAMVGVCEGFVGNRILAQRGEQANKLILEGAKLEDVDRVLFDFGLPMGPFAMSDLAGNDVGWRIRQGKGVTSPVADAICELGRFGQKTGDGYYHYEKGNRTPQPDPIVEDIIINAARDAGINRRQVSDEEILKRCVYPMINEAAKILEEGIASRASDIDVIWVYGYGWPVYRGGPMRYADHIGLDNIYNDMLKFKEEFGDEWTPAPLLEKLAKEGKGFKDL; from the coding sequence ATGACTGCTATAACTGAATTTGTCAGATATGAAGCACAAGGAACTGTCGGGGTTGTAACCGTAAACAATCCACCTGTTAACGCGTTGAGCCAAGGTGTGCGCGAAGGCATCAAAGGCGGTATTGAAGCCGGGATGGCAGATGCTTCCGTCACATCGATCGTTCTTGCCTGTGATGGCCGAACCTTTATTGCGGGCGCTGACATTACTGAATTCGGCAAACCGCCAACAGAGCCGGGATTGCACGAAGTAATTGGGACAATTGAATCTTCCAATAAACCTGTCGTGGCTGCAATTCATGGAACGGCCCTTGGCGGCGGTCTGGAAACAGCACTTGGATGTCATTACCGTGTCGCGGTCGCCAGCGCTAAAGTAGGCCTGCCAGAAGTAAAACTGGGACTTTTGCCCGGAGCAGGTGGAACACAGCGGCTTCCACGTGTTGTCGGTGTGCCAATGGCTTTGACAATGATAGCCGGCGGTGCACCAATTGGGGCAAAGAAAGCCCTTGAAGTCGGACTTGTCGATGAAATTGTCGATGGAGACCTGACCGAAGGCGCAATTGAGTTTGCCAAGAAAGTCGTCGCAGAGGGACGTCCGCTGGTCAAGATCAGTGATCAGAATGAAAAACTTGAAGACGCCAGGAAAAATCCCTCCCTGTTTGCCGATTTCCGTAAATCCATTGCTCGTAAATCTCGTAATTTCGAAGCACCGGAGAATTGTATCAAAGCAGTTGAGGGGGCTGTAAATCTTCCCTTCGATGAAGGTCTTAAAAGAGAACGCGAGCTCTTTATGGAATTGATGCAGGGTGAGCAATCGGGCGCACAGCAATATTTCTTCTTTGCAGAGCGTTTGGCCAATAAAATCCCCGATGTTCCAAAAGATACGCCGTTATTGGATATTAATACGGCGGGGATTATTGGCGCCGGAACCATGGGTGGCGGTATCGCCATGAATTTCCTGCAAGCAGGCATACCTGTGACTATCGTGGAAACGAAACAGGAGTTTCTCGATAAGGGCATGGATATCATTAAATCAAACTACGCCGCGACTGTCTCAAAAGGTCGGATGTCTCAAGATGCGATGGATAAATGTATGTCATTGCTGACGGGCAGTATCAACCTCGAAGATCTGAGTGATGTTGATATCGTTATCGAAGCCATATTCGAAAATATGGACGTGAAAAAGGATATTTTTGGCAAGCTTGATAAAATTTGCAAGCAAGGAGCAATTCTTGCGACAAATACCTCCACATTGGACATCGACGAGATCGGTGAAGCAACAACCAGACCTGAATATGTCATTGGTCTGCATTTCTTCAGCCCTGCCAATGTCATGAAATTGTTGGAAGAAGTCCGAACCAAGAAAACCAGTGCAACCGTCATGGCGACATGTATGGCTCTTGCCAAACGGATTGGTAAAATTCCGGCGATGGTTGGTGTCTGTGAAGGTTTTGTTGGTAACCGCATCCTTGCTCAACGGGGTGAGCAGGCGAATAAACTGATCTTGGAAGGCGCGAAACTTGAGGACGTCGACCGTGTTCTATTTGACTTCGGTTTACCGATGGGACCTTTTGCCATGTCTGATCTGGCTGGTAACGACGTAGGCTGGCGCATTCGTCAGGGTAAAGGTGTTACAAGCCCGGTTGCAGATGCCATCTGTGAGCTTGGCCGGTTTGGCCAGAAAACGGGTGATGGTTATTATCATTACGAAAAAGGAAACCGGACACCGCAACCTGATCCCATTGTTGAAGATATCATCATCAATGCCGCAAGGGATGCCGGGATCAACCGTCGCCAGGTTTCGGATGAGGAAATTCTTAAGCGTTGCGTCTATCCCATGATCAATGAAGCTGCGAAAATCCTGGAAGAGGGCATTGCATCTAGGGCAAGCGATATTGATGTTATCTGGGTTTATGGATATGGCTGGCCTGTATATCGTGGCGGACCAATGCGCTATGCCGATCACATCGGCCTGGACAATATCTACAACGACATGTTGAAATTCAAAGAAGAGTTTGGTGACGAATGGACACCAGCTCCGCTACTTGAAAAGCTGGCGAAGGAAGGTAAAGGGTTTAAAGATCTGTAG
- a CDS encoding DHA2 family efflux MFS transporter permease subunit: protein MISRNQLLEEKYGAKFKWFAVLAVIIGLMASILSSTMINVALTNIMAEYRITQASAQWMSTGFLSATTICMLSTAWLLKNYGARAAFMLATALFFSGCMLGQFAPNFNLLIFSRLLQGAGAGILQPLSMALVFLLFPANRRGTAIGIFSMVVVLGPAVGPTIGGVITDSLDWHYTFTAGLPLTIFAGILGWIFLPDRTEIGARSRFNFISFGFVSVAVSCFLIGLSNSQFYDIGDTLVAPFLAISLIALTIFILRDARSQAPLLRLQMFRNLYFTSTVLIGAITSAGMFSSIYMVPLFARTVLNASATDAGLMLLPGGLALAAVSPLVGRMVDRMPPHRLLFTGIVLFFISSIGISFSDQFSGFWLVAGWIILSRTALGFILPSNSTLSLSSMPPEHVPQASGALNFCRMLGGTAGVNVIAVLITARSNHYETDLMEIGAADVITYDEYLTATSSTFQDCFLIAGIFFALALIPACYISWQSSIKKGPVQ, encoded by the coding sequence ATGATCAGCCGCAATCAATTGCTGGAAGAAAAATACGGCGCCAAATTTAAATGGTTCGCAGTACTTGCGGTTATTATCGGCTTAATGGCATCAATTTTATCCTCAACGATGATCAATGTTGCCCTAACAAACATCATGGCCGAATATCGAATTACGCAGGCGTCCGCCCAATGGATGTCCACCGGTTTTTTGAGTGCAACAACCATCTGCATGTTGTCGACGGCATGGTTGCTGAAAAATTACGGTGCTCGCGCCGCTTTTATGTTGGCAACGGCTTTGTTTTTCAGTGGTTGTATGCTCGGTCAGTTTGCGCCGAATTTCAACTTGCTGATTTTCTCGCGCTTATTACAGGGTGCCGGTGCAGGAATTTTACAACCCCTGTCAATGGCATTGGTTTTTCTTTTGTTTCCCGCAAACCGGCGAGGCACCGCGATTGGTATTTTTAGTATGGTCGTCGTTCTCGGTCCGGCTGTTGGTCCAACAATCGGAGGAGTGATAACCGATAGCCTGGATTGGCATTACACATTTACGGCCGGGCTTCCTTTAACCATATTCGCCGGAATTCTGGGCTGGATTTTCCTGCCAGACCGAACCGAAATCGGGGCAAGATCTCGCTTCAATTTTATCAGTTTCGGGTTTGTTTCCGTTGCCGTATCCTGTTTCCTCATTGGCTTATCCAACAGTCAGTTTTACGATATTGGTGACACTCTCGTGGCTCCATTTCTTGCAATTTCCCTCATTGCACTCACCATCTTTATTTTACGGGATGCGCGGAGCCAGGCACCGTTGCTTCGGTTGCAGATGTTTCGAAATCTCTATTTTACATCAACTGTTCTAATTGGCGCCATAACAAGTGCCGGTATGTTCTCCAGTATTTACATGGTGCCCCTATTTGCCCGGACGGTCCTCAATGCGAGTGCAACCGATGCCGGGTTAATGCTCCTTCCGGGCGGTCTTGCGCTTGCCGCGGTATCTCCTTTAGTGGGTCGGATGGTCGACAGAATGCCGCCGCACCGCTTATTGTTTACAGGAATTGTTTTATTCTTCATTTCATCAATAGGCATCAGTTTTTCTGATCAGTTTAGTGGCTTTTGGCTGGTCGCTGGCTGGATCATTCTAAGCAGGACGGCGCTCGGTTTTATCCTGCCATCCAATAGCACCCTGTCACTGTCCAGCATGCCCCCGGAACATGTCCCGCAAGCCTCCGGCGCCTTGAATTTTTGCAGGATGCTGGGCGGCACCGCCGGGGTAAATGTAATCGCCGTTCTCATTACGGCCCGATCCAACCACTACGAAACCGATCTAATGGAAATTGGCGCCGCAGATGTAATTACCTATGACGAATATCTTACGGCAACCAGCAGTACATTTCAGGATTGCTTTCTTATTGCGGGAATTTTCTTTGCGCTGGCGCTTATACCGGCTTGTTATATTTCCTGGCAATCAAGCATAAAAAAAGGCCCCGTCCAATGA
- a CDS encoding CaiB/BaiF CoA transferase family protein: MTGPLDGILVVSLEQAVAAPYLSCQLADAGARVIKVERPEGDFARKYDTVVNGQSAYFVWLNRGKESIKLDAKNEEDLALLKRIISKADIFIQNLAPGASTRLGIGSEQLRLDHPRLITVDISGYGEEGPYAKMKAYDMLVQSETGLASVTGSPSEPGRVGVSVCDIAAGMHGLIGVLEALYEREKTGQGKSIKSTLFGGMADWMTVPLLHQEYGGKAPGRGGLSHPSIAPYEAFETKEGGPIVISIQNQTEWKNLCCQALKKPELFDDPRFDTNENRVLNRAELNQEVGNVFGAHTRNEMTTRLSEARIAFGSLNSVADLTSHPQIERMSVDSPTGPVNLVASPVQFAGVSPTYGPIPELGEHSNKIREEFSN, encoded by the coding sequence ATGACTGGCCCCCTCGATGGTATTCTTGTCGTTTCATTGGAGCAGGCAGTAGCCGCCCCTTATCTCTCATGTCAACTCGCTGACGCAGGAGCGCGAGTGATTAAGGTTGAACGACCGGAGGGTGATTTTGCTCGTAAATACGATACAGTGGTCAATGGACAAAGTGCCTATTTCGTTTGGCTTAACCGCGGCAAGGAATCCATTAAACTTGATGCGAAAAATGAGGAAGACCTTGCTCTTTTAAAACGCATTATTTCCAAAGCAGATATTTTTATTCAAAATCTGGCTCCGGGCGCTTCAACACGTCTGGGTATTGGCAGCGAGCAGCTGCGTTTGGATCACCCGCGCCTCATCACCGTTGATATTTCCGGATACGGAGAAGAGGGTCCCTATGCCAAGATGAAGGCCTACGACATGCTGGTTCAGTCTGAAACCGGGCTCGCTTCCGTTACCGGTTCTCCCAGCGAGCCGGGCCGTGTTGGTGTATCTGTTTGTGATATCGCAGCGGGCATGCATGGTCTGATTGGTGTTTTAGAAGCGCTTTACGAACGTGAAAAGACGGGACAGGGAAAATCAATTAAATCCACCTTGTTTGGCGGCATGGCGGACTGGATGACGGTCCCTCTCCTGCATCAGGAATATGGCGGCAAGGCACCAGGCCGTGGTGGCCTCAGTCACCCGTCGATAGCACCCTACGAAGCCTTTGAGACAAAAGAAGGCGGGCCGATTGTCATTTCCATCCAAAACCAGACCGAATGGAAAAATCTATGCTGTCAGGCTCTTAAAAAACCCGAACTTTTTGATGATCCAAGGTTTGATACCAATGAAAACAGGGTACTAAACAGGGCAGAGCTCAATCAAGAAGTCGGGAATGTGTTTGGAGCCCATACAAGAAATGAGATGACCACGCGTCTTTCCGAAGCCCGGATCGCCTTCGGTTCCTTGAATAGCGTCGCCGACTTGACGTCACACCCGCAAATCGAAAGAATGTCTGTGGATAGTCCCACTGGTCCTGTAAATCTTGTTGCATCTCCTGTTCAATTCGCCGGTGTTTCACCAACATATGGGCCTATCCCCGAATTGGGAGAGCACTCAAATAAAATTCGTGAAGAGTTCTCTAATTAA
- a CDS encoding DNA-3-methyladenine glycosylase I, translating to MISFAEIQKQAELNSGSAKDLAVRMPEILPNEKIRQIDTVDFFSTMTFRVFSAGLNQKMVRNKWPAFEEVFLGFEPSKIAFFSEDDIGRLMTDTRIIRHLGKIRATHHNALAMLELEKEYGSFGNYLADWPEADCVGLWEDLKKRFTQLGGNSGPYFLRMMGKDSFMLTPDVIQALNKLDIAAGKITAKRDRAKVQAAFNTWHEETGKSYAQLSRTLAIWNG from the coding sequence ATGATTTCATTCGCGGAAATACAAAAGCAAGCTGAATTAAACAGCGGTAGCGCAAAGGATCTGGCGGTCAGAATGCCGGAAATATTACCCAATGAGAAAATTCGCCAAATCGACACCGTCGATTTTTTCTCAACCATGACGTTCCGCGTATTTTCTGCTGGTCTAAACCAAAAAATGGTCCGCAACAAATGGCCTGCCTTCGAAGAGGTTTTTCTTGGCTTTGAACCCAGCAAGATCGCTTTTTTTTCGGAAGACGATATTGGTCGTTTAATGACGGATACACGTATTATCCGCCATTTGGGTAAAATCCGGGCAACGCATCACAATGCTTTGGCAATGCTGGAGTTGGAAAAAGAGTACGGATCCTTTGGAAATTATCTGGCAGATTGGCCGGAAGCGGATTGCGTCGGCTTATGGGAGGATCTCAAGAAAAGATTTACGCAATTGGGGGGCAACTCTGGACCATATTTCTTGAGAATGATGGGTAAGGACAGTTTTATGCTGACACCTGATGTTATTCAAGCTTTGAACAAACTTGATATTGCCGCGGGCAAGATAACGGCGAAACGGGACCGTGCCAAAGTACAAGCAGCATTCAACACATGGCATGAAGAGACCGGGAAAAGTTACGCGCAGCTTAGTAGAACTTTAGCGATCTGGAATGGGTGA
- a CDS encoding xanthine dehydrogenase family protein molybdopterin-binding subunit → MAKFGLTRRKFLVAGALVGGGLAIGYGFKSDKPDNAALSASTSEGEIALNAWIKIDSKGVVTVAIPRSEMGQGIYTALAMLVAEELDADFETIKVEQAPIDDVYANVSILQDALPFSDKFHDGEDTIGATGMAKVAGLLGVQVTGGSTSVRDAWGPMRQAGATARSMLVMAAARTWNVSPDECTVEKGVISHLKTNQSGNFGDFVVKAASETVPLSDTLKKPDDFEIIGKSKNRLDIPEKVTGKAVFGIDIALPDMAFAAVKLSPVFGGKLSSHDEKTVLEMPGVLKVVPFETGVAVVADSFWRAKTAVEKISATFDSGEAASTSSDQVIKTLTDNLSSDDARIYAEVGDAPSVLSSAPNKVTASYTVPYLAHACLEPMNCTAKVTETGVEVWMPNQAPTLIKWFAEKIADVPAENVKVHTTLLGGGFGRRAEIDLVLMAVTIAKSLKNRPIKLVWTRENDMQHDMYRPAAVSEFQASLGADGKIEAWKNRIVSQSVSGSFTARLIPWATMDAPDNTTSEGAADIPYEFSNRLVDHVPVKFPIPVGFWRSVGHSYNGFFTESFMDEAAFAANQDPVEFRLAHLGEHRDFATILQKAKEISNWSSPLPAGKGRGIALHESFGSIVAQVAEVSVSEDKTVTVDKVFCVIDCGTVVNPDTVIAQMEGGIIFGLSATLFGEITIENGQVVNENFPDYDMVRLANSPVIETVLAPSGRRLGGVGEPGTPPIAPAVTNAIFAATGDRIRELPITKSGYSA, encoded by the coding sequence ATGGCGAAATTTGGTCTAACACGCCGTAAATTCCTCGTTGCGGGAGCATTAGTTGGCGGCGGCCTCGCTATCGGGTACGGATTTAAATCAGATAAACCAGACAATGCGGCCCTTTCTGCCTCAACATCAGAAGGTGAAATCGCCTTAAATGCCTGGATCAAGATTGACAGCAAAGGTGTTGTGACAGTTGCAATTCCTCGATCTGAAATGGGTCAAGGGATTTACACGGCTCTTGCAATGCTTGTTGCCGAGGAGCTCGACGCCGACTTCGAGACCATAAAAGTTGAGCAAGCTCCCATTGATGACGTTTATGCCAATGTCAGCATTCTGCAGGATGCCTTGCCATTTTCCGATAAATTTCACGACGGCGAAGATACAATCGGCGCCACTGGCATGGCAAAAGTAGCTGGACTGCTTGGTGTCCAAGTAACTGGTGGCAGCACAAGTGTGCGCGATGCCTGGGGTCCTATGCGGCAAGCCGGCGCAACCGCCCGGAGCATGCTGGTTATGGCGGCAGCCAGGACATGGAACGTTTCCCCGGATGAATGCACTGTTGAAAAGGGTGTTATTAGTCACTTAAAAACTAATCAGAGCGGCAATTTTGGTGACTTTGTTGTCAAAGCTGCATCAGAAACAGTTCCCCTGTCAGATACCCTTAAAAAACCAGATGATTTTGAAATCATCGGAAAATCCAAAAATCGACTGGATATTCCGGAAAAAGTGACCGGTAAAGCTGTTTTCGGTATTGATATCGCCCTGCCAGATATGGCCTTTGCCGCTGTAAAGCTGAGCCCTGTTTTTGGCGGAAAACTATCCTCTCACGACGAAAAGACGGTCCTGGAAATGCCAGGGGTGTTGAAAGTGGTCCCTTTTGAAACCGGCGTTGCTGTTGTCGCGGATAGTTTCTGGCGCGCTAAAACAGCAGTTGAAAAAATATCTGCCACTTTTGACAGCGGCGAAGCCGCCTCAACGTCCTCTGATCAGGTTATCAAGACACTGACAGATAATTTGAGCAGTGACGATGCGCGCATATACGCCGAAGTTGGGGATGCGCCTTCAGTACTTTCATCAGCACCCAACAAGGTGACAGCCAGTTATACGGTACCGTATCTTGCTCATGCTTGTCTGGAACCAATGAATTGTACAGCGAAAGTGACAGAGACAGGTGTAGAAGTCTGGATGCCTAATCAGGCCCCTACTCTGATTAAATGGTTTGCAGAAAAAATTGCCGATGTGCCCGCAGAAAATGTCAAAGTTCATACCACCCTGCTCGGAGGTGGTTTCGGACGGCGCGCGGAGATCGATCTTGTCTTGATGGCTGTTACAATTGCGAAGTCGCTGAAAAACCGGCCGATAAAGCTCGTTTGGACACGCGAAAACGATATGCAGCACGATATGTACCGACCAGCTGCCGTGTCAGAATTTCAAGCGTCTTTGGGTGCGGATGGCAAAATTGAAGCCTGGAAGAACAGAATTGTAAGCCAATCCGTTTCGGGTTCCTTTACTGCGAGACTTATCCCATGGGCTACAATGGATGCCCCGGATAATACGACATCTGAAGGTGCTGCGGATATCCCTTATGAATTTTCAAACCGGCTTGTTGATCATGTGCCGGTGAAGTTTCCAATTCCTGTTGGATTTTGGCGAAGTGTCGGTCATTCTTATAATGGCTTCTTTACGGAAAGCTTTATGGATGAGGCTGCGTTTGCCGCAAATCAAGACCCGGTTGAGTTTCGGTTGGCTCATTTAGGAGAGCACCGGGATTTTGCAACTATATTGCAAAAAGCCAAGGAAATCAGTAACTGGTCCTCCCCTCTGCCCGCCGGCAAAGGTCGCGGGATCGCACTTCATGAAAGTTTCGGCTCCATTGTTGCTCAAGTGGCTGAAGTATCAGTAAGTGAGGATAAAACTGTGACTGTAGACAAGGTGTTTTGCGTGATTGATTGCGGGACAGTTGTTAACCCCGATACGGTCATTGCTCAAATGGAAGGCGGGATTATTTTCGGCCTTTCTGCCACGTTATTTGGCGAAATTACGATCGAAAATGGCCAGGTTGTGAACGAGAATTTCCCTGACTACGATATGGTCAGGCTTGCAAACTCACCCGTTATTGAAACTGTTCTCGCCCCAAGCGGACGACGGCTTGGCGGCGTCGGGGAACCGGGAACACCTCCTATAGCACCGGCTGTGACAAACGCTATTTTTGCGGCGACCGGCGATCGGATCCGTGAATTGCCTATAACCAAATCTGGCTATTCCGCGTAA